The following are from one region of the Halobacteriovorax vibrionivorans genome:
- a CDS encoding MBL fold metallo-hydrolase: MDNLKIETFFDELTYTLTYVVYDKETKDAVIIDPVLDYDQASSSISFESVEKVTNFIKDAGLKLHYVLETHAHADHLTGALKLKDFFPNVKVAINENIKIVQDVFGKHFNMLEELKLEDFDEFLHEDKPIHAGSIEISTIFTPGHTPACSSFVIGNNVFTGDALFMPDYGTGRCDFPGGDANALYDSVKNKLYALPDDTNVYTGHDYQPGGRELKYKSTIGENKKSNIHLKEDTTREEYVNFRTSRDKTLSAPKLLLPSIQVNIRGGHMPRPQANGVRYLKMPLSFKE; the protein is encoded by the coding sequence ATGGATAATTTAAAAATTGAAACATTTTTTGATGAACTAACTTATACCCTTACTTATGTCGTCTACGATAAAGAAACGAAGGATGCAGTTATAATTGATCCAGTTCTTGATTATGATCAGGCATCATCTTCTATAAGCTTTGAATCAGTTGAAAAAGTTACGAACTTTATTAAAGATGCAGGGCTTAAGCTACATTATGTTCTTGAAACTCATGCTCACGCAGATCACTTAACTGGAGCTTTAAAGTTAAAAGACTTTTTTCCAAACGTTAAAGTTGCAATAAATGAAAATATAAAAATTGTTCAAGATGTTTTTGGAAAACATTTCAATATGCTAGAGGAGCTAAAGCTAGAGGATTTTGATGAGTTCTTGCATGAAGATAAACCTATCCATGCAGGCTCTATTGAGATTAGTACGATCTTTACTCCTGGCCATACTCCAGCGTGTTCTTCATTTGTCATTGGCAATAATGTCTTTACTGGAGATGCCCTCTTTATGCCAGATTATGGTACTGGCCGTTGTGACTTTCCTGGTGGAGATGCAAATGCACTTTATGATTCTGTAAAGAATAAGCTATATGCATTACCAGATGATACTAATGTATATACGGGACATGACTATCAGCCAGGTGGCCGTGAGCTTAAGTATAAGAGTACCATTGGTGAGAATAAGAAGAGTAATATTCATTTAAAAGAAGATACTACACGTGAAGAGTACGTAAACTTTAGAACAAGTCGTGATAAGACTCTAAGTGCACCAAAGCTGTTATTACCAAGTATTCAAGTAAATATTCGTGGCGGGCATATGCCTCGTCCACAGGCCAATGGGGTAAGATACCTCAAAATGCCTCTCAGTTTTAAGGAATAA
- a CDS encoding sulfite exporter TauE/SafE family protein: protein MAYLLALIAGTTLGLLGGGGSILVVPILVYIVKVDPKIAITMSLAIVGLTGFMGTFRHYKNGNVLVKLAFQFGAMTMLSTYLGTYLAKFLTGQMQLFIFAGIMLLASISMLKNGKEVKIKNTSNLTIFLAASVVGIVTGLIGVGGGFLIVPALVNFFHVDMKKAVGTSLLIIAINSLIGFVGNIINSPGLELDYQFIAIFTALAIVGSQIGSALTHKLPQEKLKKIFGYFLIVMGAFMIIRETLL, encoded by the coding sequence ATGGCCTATCTACTCGCACTTATAGCTGGAACAACTTTAGGACTTCTCGGAGGAGGAGGATCAATTCTAGTGGTTCCCATTCTAGTCTACATTGTTAAAGTTGACCCTAAAATTGCAATTACAATGTCTCTTGCTATTGTCGGTTTGACTGGATTCATGGGGACTTTCCGTCATTATAAGAATGGAAATGTACTTGTGAAGTTGGCCTTTCAATTTGGTGCCATGACCATGCTTTCAACGTATCTTGGAACCTACTTAGCAAAGTTTCTAACTGGTCAGATGCAATTATTTATCTTTGCTGGAATTATGCTTCTTGCTTCAATTTCAATGCTTAAAAATGGTAAAGAAGTTAAAATTAAAAATACATCTAATTTAACTATATTCTTAGCGGCCAGTGTCGTAGGAATTGTCACAGGTTTAATTGGTGTTGGAGGTGGTTTTCTTATTGTACCAGCTCTAGTGAACTTCTTTCATGTAGACATGAAAAAAGCAGTGGGTACTTCCCTTCTCATTATTGCAATAAACTCATTGATTGGGTTTGTAGGAAATATTATTAACTCCCCTGGCCTAGAACTTGATTATCAATTTATTGCGATTTTCACAGCTCTTGCAATTGTTGGATCTCAAATAGGATCAGCACTTACTCATAAATTGCCACAAGAGAAGCTAAAAAAGATTTTTGGCTACTTCTTAATTGTAATGGGTGCTTTTATGATTATTCGCGAAACTCTTCTTTAA
- a CDS encoding SRPBCC family protein: MKNLNYILVALLISTFTYAIETVQVVGSIEIDAPIEEVFEFVADPMNDHIWRSEVNEMTTNTRHLKEGSIFREDAWIGIRKHFITTTELIKLDYPHQALFETVKSNPYFLRSNRLFEETQNGTTFSYVVDFDKRMIKETFGFNAKPEVVVKLYSLLMKKYLYKLKKSFANNHKSTHYN, from the coding sequence ATGAAAAATCTTAACTATATTTTAGTGGCCTTATTAATATCAACATTTACATATGCAATTGAGACTGTTCAAGTTGTAGGAAGTATTGAAATCGATGCACCTATTGAAGAGGTTTTTGAATTTGTTGCAGATCCTATGAATGATCATATTTGGAGAAGTGAAGTAAATGAGATGACAACGAATACTCGTCATCTTAAAGAAGGAAGTATTTTTAGGGAAGATGCTTGGATTGGAATAAGAAAGCATTTTATAACGACAACTGAGCTAATTAAGCTAGACTATCCTCATCAGGCACTATTTGAGACTGTAAAATCAAATCCATACTTTTTAAGAAGTAACCGCTTATTTGAGGAAACACAAAATGGAACAACTTTTTCTTATGTTGTTGATTTTGATAAACGTATGATTAAAGAAACTTTTGGCTTTAATGCTAAACCTGAAGTTGTGGTAAAACTCTATTCTCTTCTTATGAAAAAGTATCTTTATAAGTTAAAGAAGAGTTTCGCGAATAATCATAAAAGCACCCATTACAATTAA
- a CDS encoding deoxyhypusine synthase family protein, which translates to MSTMAQFFSNNYRHFNAASLVDASKAYVDHLKSGKKMMITLAGAMSTAELGVSLAEMIRQDKVQIISCTGANLEEDIMNLIAYNHYKRIPNYRDLSPEEEEELLAQGFNRVTDTCIPEETAFRKLQKYLFEEWSNAAKAGERLFPHEFLYRILRREDFAKEFETDAKNSWMMAACEKNLPIIVPGWEDSTTANIFASYCLTGELEPSLVKNGIEYMMFLAKWYPENCGDSGIGFFQIGGGIAGDFPICVVPMLNQDMEDDVPLWSYFCQISDSTTSYGSYSGAVPNEKITWGKLSSKTPRFIIESDATIVAPLVFHYVLEN; encoded by the coding sequence ATGAGCACAATGGCCCAATTTTTTAGTAACAATTATCGTCACTTTAATGCCGCTTCACTTGTTGATGCATCAAAGGCATATGTTGATCATTTAAAGAGTGGGAAGAAGATGATGATCACTCTTGCTGGTGCTATGAGCACAGCAGAGTTAGGTGTCAGTCTTGCTGAAATGATCCGCCAAGATAAAGTTCAAATAATCTCTTGTACTGGTGCAAACCTTGAAGAAGATATCATGAACTTAATCGCATACAATCACTATAAGCGTATTCCAAATTATAGAGACCTAAGTCCAGAGGAAGAAGAGGAGCTTCTAGCACAAGGCTTTAACCGCGTAACAGATACTTGTATTCCTGAGGAAACAGCTTTTAGAAAGTTACAAAAATATCTTTTTGAAGAGTGGTCAAATGCTGCAAAAGCAGGTGAGAGGCTTTTTCCACACGAGTTCTTATATCGCATCCTTCGCCGAGAAGATTTTGCCAAAGAATTTGAAACAGATGCTAAGAATTCTTGGATGATGGCAGCTTGTGAAAAGAACCTACCAATTATCGTTCCTGGTTGGGAAGATTCAACAACAGCAAATATCTTTGCTTCTTACTGTCTAACAGGAGAGCTTGAGCCGTCACTCGTTAAAAATGGAATTGAATATATGATGTTCCTTGCTAAGTGGTATCCAGAAAATTGTGGAGATAGCGGCATTGGCTTCTTCCAAATCGGTGGTGGAATTGCAGGTGACTTCCCAATTTGTGTTGTACCAATGCTTAATCAAGATATGGAAGATGATGTTCCTCTTTGGTCATACTTTTGCCAAATCTCTGATTCAACAACAAGTTATGGTTCTTATTCTGGAGCTGTACCAAACGAGAAAATTACTTGGGGTAAACTATCTTCTAAGACTCCAAGATTCATTATCGAATCTGATGCGACAATCGTTGCACCACTAGTTTTTCATTACGTGTTGGAAAACTAA
- a CDS encoding imelysin family protein has protein sequence MIKKSILSISLGFGLSISAATTTQTVINNYADLVYSTYSDSLDRAVVLQEDVEFFISNPGVMTLEMARESWKQARAPYGQSEVFRFYNGPIDSDQGPEGLLNAWPLDEAYIDYVEGAPNAGIVNNVADYPVITKDLLSSLNELNGEKNISTGYHAIEFLLWGQDLSATGPGNRSYTDYVIGLGQNAQRRATYLSVATDLLIDHLQTLVDAWEPNKNNYRAEFVAKNQKEALNNILAGMIYMSGDELSGERMFVAWETMGQEDEHSCFSDMTHMDIQWNFWGVANILKATGILSLTENTVLSDAINTRVAKINKMLAGLPVPFDQAILDENARVDILASIEEMEELAIELVELSEELETPVQW, from the coding sequence ATGATTAAAAAGTCTATCTTATCGATTTCACTAGGTTTTGGCCTAAGTATCTCTGCAGCTACGACAACACAAACTGTAATTAATAATTATGCTGATCTCGTTTACAGCACTTATTCTGACTCACTTGATAGAGCTGTTGTTCTTCAAGAAGACGTTGAATTCTTTATTTCAAACCCAGGGGTTATGACTCTAGAGATGGCCAGAGAATCATGGAAGCAAGCAAGAGCTCCATATGGCCAATCTGAAGTTTTTAGATTCTACAATGGACCAATTGATAGTGATCAAGGCCCAGAGGGACTTTTAAATGCATGGCCTCTAGATGAAGCATATATCGATTATGTTGAAGGTGCTCCAAATGCAGGTATCGTAAATAATGTTGCTGACTATCCTGTAATTACGAAAGACCTACTTTCTTCTTTAAATGAATTAAATGGTGAGAAGAATATCTCAACAGGATATCATGCAATTGAATTCCTACTTTGGGGACAAGACCTTTCTGCAACTGGTCCAGGTAATCGCTCATATACTGACTATGTAATTGGCCTTGGGCAAAATGCTCAAAGACGTGCAACTTACCTATCTGTAGCAACAGATCTTCTTATTGATCATCTTCAAACTCTTGTTGATGCATGGGAGCCTAATAAGAATAATTATAGAGCTGAATTTGTAGCTAAGAATCAAAAAGAAGCTCTTAATAATATCCTTGCAGGAATGATCTATATGTCAGGTGACGAATTATCTGGTGAAAGAATGTTCGTAGCTTGGGAGACAATGGGACAAGAAGATGAGCACTCATGTTTCTCAGATATGACTCACATGGATATTCAGTGGAACTTCTGGGGTGTCGCAAATATCCTAAAGGCAACGGGAATTCTAAGCCTAACTGAAAACACAGTTTTATCAGATGCAATTAATACTCGAGTTGCAAAGATCAACAAAATGCTAGCAGGTCTCCCTGTACCATTTGATCAAGCAATTCTTGATGAAAATGCTAGAGTTGATATCCTAGCTTCTATTGAAGAAATGGAAGAGCTTGCCATTGAACTTGTTGAACTATCTGAAGAATTAGAGACTCCAGTACAGTGGTAA
- a CDS encoding CNNM domain-containing protein, protein MLIVYIVISIGVSFLCSIMEAVLLSITPNFILASVRQNKGFANSLKKYASNKDEAISAILTLNTFAHTLGAAGVGSESIQLFKEMGITGANLEFYLSAVSVVLTLAILYLSEIIPKSLGHQHWKSLTPFLLRVLPPLIFILKPVLVISMGLMKFFKNEPSHTMSREEVESMIELGVQTKALAKDEGEFLRESLLASRKTIDEVMTPARKVFMVKTTSTIKEVYDLKAPVTRIPCFGETVNDICGYIHKEDIAKNVIEKNCDKQLFEVDIMRPISIENCRTPLRSLFKKFIRGKEHIAMVSDEYGTILGVITLEDIVETFFGIEIMDEFDEVEDLQEQAKEEIKAEVKKKEHS, encoded by the coding sequence ATGCTAATTGTATATATCGTAATCTCAATTGGGGTTTCATTTCTGTGTTCCATCATGGAGGCCGTTCTTCTCTCAATTACTCCAAATTTTATTCTCGCTTCAGTTCGTCAAAATAAGGGATTTGCTAATTCTCTAAAGAAATATGCATCAAATAAAGACGAAGCGATTTCAGCAATCTTAACTTTAAATACTTTTGCTCACACTCTCGGTGCAGCAGGTGTAGGTTCTGAATCCATTCAACTTTTCAAAGAAATGGGAATCACTGGGGCAAACCTAGAGTTTTATCTTTCTGCTGTATCTGTTGTCTTAACACTGGCCATTCTATACTTATCAGAAATTATTCCCAAGTCACTTGGCCACCAACATTGGAAAAGTCTAACTCCATTCTTACTAAGAGTGTTGCCTCCACTTATTTTCATTCTAAAGCCTGTTCTTGTTATTTCAATGGGACTGATGAAGTTCTTTAAAAATGAGCCCTCTCATACGATGAGTCGAGAAGAAGTTGAGTCGATGATTGAGCTGGGTGTTCAGACAAAAGCACTTGCAAAGGATGAGGGTGAATTCTTACGTGAGTCTCTATTGGCATCTCGTAAAACGATCGATGAAGTCATGACACCGGCCAGAAAGGTTTTTATGGTTAAAACGACTTCAACTATTAAAGAAGTATATGACTTAAAGGCACCAGTAACTCGTATTCCATGCTTTGGTGAAACAGTGAACGATATTTGTGGCTATATTCATAAAGAAGATATCGCAAAGAATGTCATTGAAAAAAACTGTGATAAGCAATTATTTGAAGTGGATATTATGCGACCGATTTCTATAGAAAATTGTCGCACACCTCTTCGAAGTCTATTTAAGAAATTTATTCGCGGAAAAGAACATATTGCCATGGTTTCAGATGAGTATGGAACAATTCTTGGTGTCATCACTCTTGAAGATATTGTGGAAACATTCTTTGGTATTGAGATTATGGATGAGTTTGATGAAGTTGAAGATCTCCAAGAGCAGGCAAAAGAAGAGATAAAGGCCGAAGTGAAAAAAAAGGAGCACAGTTAA
- a CDS encoding di-heme oxidoreductase family protein — MVRNLVLTFFFVLSFNTYSSEKFPAGAGTTLDLSVNAFSHPMAGTRGMLRRYFQTGNSFFKGAWVTAPSSTPLRDGLGPVFNATSCTACHFLDGRGRGLPDTDGPTDISLLFRLRQIKENGEVIEHEKYGGQFQPHSIEGVKGEGEVFVKFETIIGSFADGETYELKKPNYIFRKLSQGKLGDTTIISPRVGPQMIGLGLLENIKEEDILEKADPEDRDGDGISGRVNRVFSVVEQREVLGRFGWKAGKPSLLEQNAAAFVGDIGITSYLFPKEECTYVQLDCEEKKTKSDISKHLLNRVTEYTQLLSVPVRRNFDDPRVKSGQKVFNQISCQACHTPSYTTGNQSKFKVLNNQKIYPYTDMLLHDMGDALADDIREYKNEAQATTREWRTPPLWGLGLIKKINGHTRFLHDGRARNLKEAILWHGGEAKEAKENFLKLKKSDREDLIKFLRSL, encoded by the coding sequence GTGGTAAGAAACTTAGTCTTAACATTTTTCTTTGTATTATCTTTTAATACATACTCCAGTGAAAAGTTCCCGGCCGGTGCCGGGACTACACTGGATCTTTCAGTTAATGCCTTCTCTCATCCAATGGCGGGAACCAGAGGAATGCTTCGTCGCTACTTTCAAACTGGAAATAGCTTCTTTAAAGGAGCATGGGTTACGGCCCCTTCATCAACTCCCCTACGGGACGGACTAGGACCAGTCTTTAATGCGACATCTTGTACTGCATGCCACTTTCTCGATGGCCGTGGTCGAGGACTACCAGATACTGACGGGCCAACAGATATTTCTCTTCTCTTTCGTCTTAGACAGATAAAAGAAAATGGAGAAGTCATTGAGCATGAAAAATACGGTGGCCAATTTCAGCCACATAGTATCGAAGGTGTAAAAGGCGAAGGTGAAGTCTTTGTTAAATTTGAAACCATCATTGGAAGTTTTGCAGATGGTGAAACTTATGAATTAAAGAAACCAAATTATATCTTTAGAAAATTATCTCAAGGTAAATTAGGTGATACTACCATAATTTCTCCACGAGTTGGGCCACAAATGATAGGCCTAGGCTTATTAGAAAATATTAAGGAAGAAGATATCCTTGAAAAAGCTGATCCTGAAGATAGAGATGGTGATGGAATTTCAGGTCGAGTAAATCGCGTCTTCTCGGTTGTCGAACAAAGAGAAGTACTAGGACGCTTTGGGTGGAAAGCAGGAAAGCCTAGTCTTCTTGAGCAAAACGCAGCGGCCTTTGTTGGTGATATAGGAATTACGAGTTATCTTTTCCCAAAAGAAGAATGTACTTACGTACAACTTGATTGTGAAGAAAAGAAAACTAAAAGTGATATTTCAAAGCACCTTTTAAATCGCGTAACAGAATACACTCAACTTCTATCAGTTCCAGTTAGAAGAAACTTTGATGACCCAAGAGTAAAAAGCGGTCAAAAGGTTTTTAATCAAATTAGTTGCCAAGCTTGCCACACTCCAAGTTATACAACTGGAAATCAGTCAAAGTTTAAAGTCTTAAATAATCAAAAGATATATCCTTATACTGATATGCTTCTACACGATATGGGCGATGCCCTTGCAGATGATATCAGAGAGTATAAGAATGAAGCTCAAGCAACAACAAGAGAATGGAGAACTCCTCCTCTTTGGGGTCTTGGCCTAATAAAGAAGATAAATGGGCACACTCGTTTTCTTCATGATGGAAGAGCAAGAAATCTAAAAGAAGCAATTCTTTGGCACGGTGGCGAGGCAAAAGAGGCCAAAGAAAACTTTTTAAAATTAAAAAAGTCGGATCGAGAAGATCTAATTAAATTCCTAAGGAGCCTATAA